Genomic segment of Hydractinia symbiolongicarpus strain clone_291-10 chromosome 5, HSymV2.1, whole genome shotgun sequence:
tatATAATTATACTAGATCCAATACCTTATTTGAAAAAATCGTCAAAAGACGCGGCGGGGCTcctttatgacgtcattttcgAGTTCAAAGATCTTGAACTATTTTGAAGATCAAAACGCAGGGTAtgggaaaatattaaaaaataaattttatctcTTTTGCTGCGTGAATAACCTTGTGTAAGAGACATTccacaaacatttttataaccAATGATGAATGCGAAATACGTCTTCTGACACCCACGCCATACATTGTGAGCTGCCCTTTTAACAAGGTTTATATACAGTAGTCATGGAAACTCAATGGTTGTCAAGTAGACAGGTCTTTACATTGACGccataaataataaattttcgcgTTTCCAATCCTTTGGGaaaaaggtttatcattttcGTTTTAGTAAGGCCAACGTTTGcacagtttaaaattttgacgTTTCGAAAAAATTGATATAACTTTAACATCTCCTTTTCGCGGTAAGTTTGACCACGTATAGTAAAACATTTGCATTTACAGCTTATTTTTTCCTTATTCGCATATCCGTGGCCGTACATAAACAAGGCTCATTCGCTTCCTTCCATCACCCGAAAAACCTTTTCTTGTTTATCATCGGACCCAGTGCTGGCCTGGAAACGAAGTTGTTACGCTCGGCTGTTGATTGAAAGTATTGCCTTTAGTATTATTGTTTGTGTCGTTTTTGAAACCTCCTATCTGTTGCAAACTCGATTCCTTTAGGTCGTTTTTAATAATGGCAGCCAAGTCACTAGCCAACTGCTGTTGATCGTCAAAATCAAATAATTCAACTTGATGAAGGTCAACTGGAATGTCTGTTGAAATGTCACTGAACATATTCTTACGTGTGTGCTGTTGCTgttgaaagtgatttaatttattgtccACGGTCACGTTAGGAGCAGCTATATTTCCATTTGACAACAAGTAGCCATCAAACATAGTGTTTTGAACACCAACAAAGTTTCTTCCAGCCATTCGTTGTTGCTGCGCGTAAAGCGAAGCCTGGGATGGTTGCGACGGGAATCCGTTTTGGTTGACCATCGGCAGATGTTTTAGTCTTGGTACGTGACTATTTATCATGTTCATTCTAGCTTGCTGCGAATTCATGTTGGATTGATGATAAAAACCAGGCATGGTCATATCCTGGCGTAGTTGTTGCTGCCTCATCTGTGGATGGAAACCATTATTGTAAGGTGGAGGAGGCTTGTTAGGGACGACTGTCGGTGACGGCAGCTTCGGCATAGTACGATTTCCCACTTGCTGGATTGGAGGCGAGAGAAATGAGGCAGCAGGGCTTTCGTAGCCAGAGTCACCACTGCCGAACGAGTCTGAATGTGGTCGTCTCGGTTGCATCAAATTGTCGTTATTGCCTGCGTACTTTAAACTATCGTTCAAATTAATCGTACTCGTCATCGTATTAACTTGACTATCGATAGACATCGATTCAACTTCATCGTTTAATCCAGAAACGACAACTTGGTTGTCATCGAAAGGTATTATATCGTCTAAATCAGCGTGAGTCGGTGTAGCACTTCCATTTACACTGCTTTGTGTGGACACGTTGGAAGTTGAACGAGGGCGAGCGAAACTTTCTCCCGTGTAAGGCGCGTATTGCAAATCAGAGTGAAACTCCTCCAGATTTGATAGAGAGTCCGTACTTGAGCACGGCGAGGCAGCGAATAAATTTTCGTACGACCtgttttgttttagctttatgCTGTTCGGCGACAGCGAAGATATATCATCGGTACTTTGGTGTAACTTTTTATTTCGAATGCGTTTATTCTTATCGC
This window contains:
- the LOC130644600 gene encoding forkhead box protein O1-like; this encodes MEVDYPSVIIDDEPLLEREDRPRSRTWPILPPPIETIHEHERDAEIAEPPPIIEEVEPEEEPTNDTLKAETNPRKNSRKNAWGNLSYADLITQAIQSSPEQRLTLSQIYEWMVRNIPYFKDKGDSTSSAGWKNSIRHNLSLHSRFMRVQNDTNGKSSYWVINPDAKPGKSSRRRSGSVDGQPKGDKNKRIRNKKLHQSTDDISSLSPNSIKLKQNRSYENLFAASPCSSTDSLSNLEEFHSDLQYAPYTGESFARPRSTSNVSTQSSVNGSATPTHADLDDIIPFDDNQVVVSGLNDEVESMSIDSQVNTMTSTINLNDSLKYAGNNDNLMQPRRPHSDSFGSGDSGYESPAASFLSPPIQQVGNRTMPKLPSPTVVPNKPPPPYNNGFHPQMRQQQLRQDMTMPGFYHQSNMNSQQARMNMINSHVPRLKHLPMVNQNGFPSQPSQASLYAQQQRMAGRNFVGVQNTMFDGYLLSNGNIAAPNVTVDNKLNHFQQQQHTRKNMFSDISTDIPVDLHQVELFDFDDQQQLASDLAAIIKNDLKESSLQQIGGFKNDTNNNTKGNTFNQQPSVTTSFPGQHWVR